The following coding sequences lie in one Silene latifolia isolate original U9 population chromosome 5, ASM4854445v1, whole genome shotgun sequence genomic window:
- the LOC141657530 gene encoding large ribosomal subunit protein eL36y-like, whose product MAPKQPNTGLFVGLNKGHIVTKKELAPRPSDRKGKKTKRVDFVRGVIREVAGFAPYEKRITELLKVGKDKRALKVAKRKLGTHKRAKRKREEMSNVLRKMRAAGGAEKKK is encoded by the exons ATGGCTCCCAAACAGCCAAACACTGGTCTTTTTGTTGGCCTGAACAAGGGTCACATCGTCACTAAAAAGGAACTTGCTCCAAGACCGTCTGACAGGAAAGGG AAAAAAACCAAGAGGGTTGATTTTGTAAGGGGAGTCATCAGAGAGGTTGCGGGATTTGCTCCTTATGAGAAGAGGATTACTGAGCTTCTGAAAGTTGGCAAGGACAAGCGGGCACTGAAGGTTGCCAAGAGAAAGCTTGGAACCCACAAGAGGGCAAAGCGAAAGAGAGAGGAGATGTCTAATGTTCTCAGGAAGATGAGGGCTGCTGGAGGTGCTGAGAAAAAGAAGTGA
- the LOC141655520 gene encoding uncharacterized protein LOC141655520, whose translation MEDQLLSKTLEDCNFDLDLTIAKLQELRLSQSQPGPTPKTNEIKLGEEDLKWVELFVNEMSKATSVDDAKSRAAIALTARDQEKTGPVKEQNLQLSQENCVLRRLVVAQHERLKALEQTNKKEAEKLTGMLAQCKEELRVSETTNYALKWHLNQARCSSAINTTNFPPDVY comes from the coding sequence ATGGAAGACCAACTCCTATCCAAAACCCTAGAAGATTGCAACTTCGACCTTGATCTCACCATCGCAAAGCTCCAAGAGCTTCGCTTGTCTCAATCCCAACCCGGCCCTACTCCCAAGACGAATGAAATTAAGCTTGGAGAAGAAGATTTGAAGTGGGTTGAGTTGTTTGTCAACGAGATGAGTAAGGCTACAAGTGTGGATGACGCAAAGTCACGTGCTGCTATTGCGCTAACAGCACGTGACCAAGAGAAGACCGGCCCAGTCAAGGAACAGAACCTCCAACTAAGTCAAGAGAATTGCGTCCTAAGACGGTTGGTTGTGGCTCAACATGAACGACTCAAAGCTCTCGAACAGACGAATAAGAAGGAAGCCGAGAAGTTGACTGGAATGCTTGCTCAATGTAAGGAAGAGTTGAGGGTTTCGGAGACGACTAATTATGCGCTCAAGTGGCATCTTAATCAAGCCCGTTGCTCGTCCGCCATTAATACCACTAATTTTCCTCCTGATGTTTATTAG